The following coding sequences are from one Devosia yakushimensis window:
- a CDS encoding MAPEG family protein — MTFQITALYAAIFTVFVIVLANVVSAQRARAKVSILHGDDMTLALWMRRHGNLVENIPLALILMGLCEAHGLPAPWLHAMGVVLIVGRLAHVAGLNVTNPAAPLRIAGGVLTQVAMLGAAGFLVVTYF; from the coding sequence ATGACTTTCCAGATCACTGCCCTCTATGCCGCGATTTTCACCGTCTTCGTTATCGTCCTGGCCAATGTTGTCAGCGCGCAGCGGGCGCGGGCCAAGGTTTCGATCCTGCATGGCGATGACATGACGCTGGCGCTGTGGATGCGCCGGCATGGCAATCTCGTCGAGAACATTCCCCTGGCCCTGATCCTGATGGGCCTGTGCGAGGCCCATGGCCTGCCGGCGCCCTGGCTGCATGCCATGGGAGTGGTGCTGATCGTGGGGCGCCTGGCCCATGTCGCGGGGCTCAATGTGACCAACCCGGCAGCGCCGCTGCGGATCGCCGGGGGCGTGCTGACGCAAGTGGCCATGCTGGGGGCGGCGGGGTTTTTGGTGGTCACATATTTCTGA
- a CDS encoding acyltransferase, giving the protein MSVANIAQTDPDHEARLQFLTWDRTPADIDSPEHKARLAHWARVAGASFAPTAYVAAEAAIFTTHLVLGEQSWIAGHALVRGDVEFGAHSTVNPYAMISGKVRCGNGVRIASHVSIVGFNHGFDDPSMPIHTQKHESLGITIEDDVWIGANAVVLDGVTVGRGAVIAAGAVVSKDVPPLAIVGGVPAKVVRYRGQGKANRGDAVAVLARLGAAAQAQWPDILARHREQGEYVSREADGQARRSARHRNDAIEIAAGFGAVPEGLDVAATLAELQTLQDPATGLFPDPHQKPAAGQAMRDNGLALYNVLSVGYAIEVLGGQPLHKIAAVEDLSAGELCDWLDGLSWRERAWSAGSVVDAIGTALYFNARYFSTGRTRETLFGWLALKQDRGTGLWGSPTTAEGLLQPVNGFYRLTRGTYAQFGLPVPQAERAIDSVLLNYRNYGGFSGPTYTACNLLDTIHPLLLCLKQTDYRRGEAEAIARAVIERAEQRWVAGEGFAFADGQQPGLQGTEMWLSVVHLAADLLGIAYSFAFVPKGVHRTKAVGLGL; this is encoded by the coding sequence ATGTCGGTTGCGAATATTGCCCAAACTGATCCCGACCACGAAGCCCGGTTACAATTTCTGACCTGGGACCGGACGCCGGCCGATATCGATAGCCCCGAGCACAAGGCGCGATTGGCGCATTGGGCGCGGGTGGCGGGGGCGAGTTTTGCGCCAACAGCCTATGTGGCGGCGGAAGCGGCGATTTTTACCACCCATCTGGTGCTGGGCGAGCAGAGCTGGATCGCCGGACATGCGCTGGTGCGGGGCGATGTGGAATTTGGCGCGCATAGCACGGTCAATCCCTATGCGATGATTTCGGGCAAGGTGCGCTGCGGGAACGGCGTGCGGATTGCCAGCCATGTCTCGATCGTGGGGTTCAATCACGGGTTCGACGATCCCAGCATGCCGATCCACACGCAAAAGCATGAGAGCCTGGGCATCACCATCGAGGATGATGTGTGGATCGGGGCCAATGCGGTGGTGCTCGATGGCGTGACGGTGGGCCGTGGCGCGGTGATTGCAGCGGGGGCCGTGGTCAGCAAGGATGTGCCGCCGCTGGCCATTGTCGGCGGTGTGCCGGCCAAGGTCGTGCGCTATCGCGGGCAGGGCAAGGCCAACCGGGGCGACGCGGTGGCCGTGCTCGCCCGGCTGGGTGCGGCAGCACAGGCGCAATGGCCGGACATTTTGGCGCGGCATCGTGAGCAGGGTGAGTATGTCTCGCGCGAGGCCGATGGGCAGGCGCGGCGCAGCGCCCGGCATCGCAATGACGCCATCGAGATTGCCGCTGGGTTCGGAGCGGTACCGGAAGGGCTCGACGTGGCGGCGACGCTGGCCGAATTGCAGACGCTGCAGGACCCGGCGACCGGACTTTTCCCCGACCCGCACCAGAAGCCGGCGGCTGGGCAGGCCATGCGGGACAATGGGCTGGCGCTCTATAATGTGCTCTCGGTGGGCTATGCCATCGAAGTGCTGGGCGGGCAGCCTCTGCATAAGATCGCGGCCGTCGAGGATTTGAGCGCGGGCGAGCTTTGCGACTGGCTCGATGGATTGAGCTGGCGGGAGCGGGCCTGGAGCGCGGGATCGGTGGTGGATGCCATCGGCACGGCGCTCTATTTCAACGCACGCTATTTCAGCACCGGGCGGACGCGGGAAACGCTGTTCGGCTGGCTGGCGCTGAAGCAGGATCGTGGCACCGGGCTATGGGGCTCGCCAACGACGGCCGAGGGACTATTGCAGCCGGTCAATGGGTTCTACCGGCTGACGCGCGGCACTTATGCGCAATTCGGCCTGCCAGTGCCGCAGGCTGAGCGGGCGATTGACTCGGTGCTGCTGAATTATCGCAATTACGGCGGCTTTTCGGGGCCGACCTATACGGCCTGCAACCTGCTCGACACCATTCATCCGCTGCTGCTGTGCCTCAAGCAGACCGATTATCGGCGGGGCGAGGCGGAGGCGATTGCGCGGGCGGTGATCGAGCGCGCCGAGCAGCGCTGGGTGGCAGGCGAGGGTTTCGCCTTTGCCGATGGCCAGCAGCCGGGCCTGCAGGGCACCGAAATGTGGCTCTCGGTGGTGCATCTGGCAGCCGACCTGCTGGGGATTGCCTATAGTTTTGCCTTCGTGCCCAAGGGCGTGCATCGCACCAAAGCCGTGGGACTGGGATTGTGA
- a CDS encoding ThuA domain-containing protein, translating to MSARKALVVWGGMELHTPERGANVVRALLEAEGFSVVVTSDYDALGAADVGENDLVVPVITDGQLPREKMANLVSAIRAGTGLAGYHMGLATSFRDSVAFRYAASCYWVAHPGNIITYRVDVSRSDHPIMAGIESFEHTSEQYYLNYDPAVEVLATTRFSGEFDPWRKDVVMPVVFTTNHGAGRVFYSSLGHTADELEIPQVRTILGRGLIWAAR from the coding sequence GTGAGCGCGCGCAAGGCCCTGGTGGTCTGGGGCGGGATGGAGCTGCACACGCCCGAGCGGGGCGCCAATGTCGTGCGCGCGCTGCTGGAGGCCGAAGGCTTTTCGGTGGTGGTGACGTCCGATTATGATGCTTTGGGCGCGGCGGATGTCGGTGAAAACGATCTGGTTGTGCCTGTCATTACCGATGGCCAATTGCCGCGCGAAAAGATGGCCAATCTGGTCTCTGCGATCCGGGCCGGCACGGGGTTGGCGGGCTATCACATGGGGCTGGCGACCAGTTTCCGCGACAGCGTGGCCTTTCGTTATGCGGCGAGCTGCTATTGGGTGGCCCATCCGGGCAATATCATCACCTATCGGGTCGATGTGAGCCGCAGCGATCACCCGATCATGGCCGGGATCGAGAGCTTCGAGCACACGTCCGAGCAGTATTATCTCAATTACGATCCGGCCGTTGAGGTGCTGGCGACGACACGGTTTTCGGGCGAGTTCGACCCCTGGCGCAAGGATGTGGTGATGCCGGTGGTGTTCACCACCAATCACGGGGCCGGGCGGGTGTTCTATTCCTCGCTCGGGCATACCGCCGATGAGCTGGAGATTCCGCAGGTGCGGACGATCCTGGGGCGCGGGCTGATCTGGGCGGCGCGGTGA
- a CDS encoding glutathione S-transferase family protein, whose amino-acid sequence MTITLYDFELSGNCYKLRLLMSILKLRYDIVPVDFFPGRQHKADWFLKLNPFGQLPVLRDGDLTLSDSGAILAYLAKQYDETGLWFPDDPAITAQVLRWHAVGDDITSTASAARLALGFDYDFNIEKAQKSAHRIFRIMDEHLWFGEREGRDWLCSPAHPTTADIACFPYVMLSEEGGISRQDYPALRRWTDRVRRIPGFVVMSGIFPAGRALEQA is encoded by the coding sequence ATGACCATCACCCTTTACGACTTCGAACTCTCGGGCAATTGCTACAAGCTGCGCCTGCTGATGAGCATCCTCAAGCTCCGCTACGACATCGTGCCGGTCGATTTCTTCCCCGGCCGCCAGCACAAGGCCGATTGGTTCCTGAAACTCAATCCCTTCGGCCAGCTCCCCGTGCTCAGGGATGGCGATCTCACCCTCTCCGATTCCGGCGCGATCCTGGCCTATCTCGCCAAGCAATATGACGAGACCGGCCTCTGGTTCCCCGACGATCCGGCCATCACTGCCCAAGTGCTGCGCTGGCACGCCGTGGGCGACGACATCACCAGCACCGCTTCGGCCGCCCGGCTGGCGCTGGGTTTCGACTACGATTTCAACATCGAAAAAGCCCAGAAATCCGCCCACCGCATTTTCCGTATCATGGACGAGCATCTCTGGTTCGGCGAGCGCGAGGGCCGCGACTGGCTCTGCTCACCCGCCCATCCCACCACGGCCGACATCGCCTGCTTTCCCTATGTGATGCTGAGCGAGGAAGGCGGCATTTCCCGCCAGGATTATCCGGCTTTGCGCCGCTGGACCGACCGCGTCCGCCGCATCCCCGGCTTCGTCGTCATGTCCGGCATCTTCCCGGCGGGACGGGCGCTGGAACAGGCCTGA
- a CDS encoding hemolysin family protein, with translation MNPILGIVLILVLIGASVIISLSEIAFAAAREVRIRSLAEAGNTKALRFVALRAKSGEVITALQIATNAVSILAGTLGEDALGPVFGGALLVLGVPPGAAGPIGSVLAFCLVTGLFVLFADLTPKRIAMLVPEDVALGMVWFPELAVKLLKPLVWLFGNMSDWIIGRLRLEPKVPADAVTAEDFRMILAGGAASGVLMKNEHRLIENVLALELRSVTSIMTIRDDIVYLDLSDPLEVQQDKVRRRPFSHYPICDGGIDAVIGCVRAEDVLATVMDRSEQVDFAKARRDVLSVPDTLNVWEVLAEFQAQSTGFALVVSEYALVVGLVTFKDLMGALMQGLANPFEEQAILKRDEQSWLVDGVAPFIDVTRALGIKHLEAEASYETIGGFIVHRLRRAARKGDRIEAAGFVFEVVDADKMRLNQLLVTKVAGKKAGA, from the coding sequence ATGAATCCCATTCTTGGCATTGTGCTGATCCTGGTTTTGATCGGGGCCAGCGTGATCATTTCCCTCTCCGAAATCGCCTTTGCGGCAGCGCGGGAGGTGCGGATACGGTCCCTGGCCGAGGCGGGCAACACGAAAGCCCTGCGGTTTGTGGCGCTGCGGGCCAAGTCGGGCGAGGTGATCACGGCGCTGCAGATCGCTACCAATGCGGTGTCGATCCTGGCGGGGACATTGGGTGAGGATGCGCTCGGCCCGGTCTTCGGCGGGGCATTGCTGGTGCTGGGTGTGCCGCCGGGAGCCGCCGGCCCTATTGGCTCGGTGCTGGCCTTCTGCCTGGTCACCGGGCTTTTCGTGCTTTTCGCCGATCTCACGCCCAAGCGCATCGCCATGCTGGTGCCCGAAGATGTGGCGCTGGGAATGGTTTGGTTCCCGGAGCTTGCGGTTAAGCTGCTGAAGCCCCTGGTATGGCTATTCGGCAATATGTCCGACTGGATCATCGGACGCCTCAGGCTCGAACCCAAAGTGCCTGCCGATGCGGTGACGGCCGAAGATTTCCGCATGATCCTGGCCGGCGGCGCCGCCTCGGGCGTGCTGATGAAGAACGAGCATCGGCTGATCGAGAATGTGCTGGCGCTCGAACTGCGCAGCGTAACCTCGATCATGACCATACGCGACGACATCGTTTATCTCGATCTCAGCGATCCGCTTGAAGTGCAGCAGGATAAGGTGCGGCGGCGGCCATTCTCGCATTATCCGATCTGTGATGGCGGGATCGATGCGGTGATCGGTTGTGTGCGGGCAGAGGATGTCCTGGCTACCGTGATGGACCGTTCTGAACAGGTGGATTTCGCCAAGGCGCGGCGCGACGTGCTTTCGGTGCCCGATACACTGAATGTCTGGGAAGTGCTGGCCGAGTTCCAGGCGCAGAGTACCGGGTTTGCTCTGGTGGTGAGTGAATATGCACTGGTCGTGGGGCTTGTGACCTTCAAGGATCTCATGGGTGCGCTGATGCAGGGATTGGCCAATCCGTTCGAAGAACAGGCCATTTTGAAGCGCGACGAGCAGAGCTGGCTGGTGGATGGAGTAGCCCCGTTCATCGATGTGACGCGGGCGCTGGGGATCAAGCACCTGGAGGCCGAGGCAAGCTACGAGACCATTGGCGGCTTCATCGTCCACCGGCTGCGCCGGGCGGCGCGCAAGGGCGACCGGATCGAGGCGGCGGGCTTTGTGTTCGAAGTGGTGGATGCCGACAAGATGCGGCTCAACCAGCTGCTGGTGACGAAAGTGGCGGGCAAGAAGGCGGGGGCGTGA
- a CDS encoding magnesium transporter CorA family protein, with product MLRAYHNEAARLVQSTLPLDPASVTGLVWLDLLQPTAEEDRLVEQLLGVDIPSQAEMEEIELSARLYSEDGAEFMTMTGLHKLDSDEPGKTPITFILKGETLVTVRYAEPKPFLAFTLRAQKAKSTACGSGEQVFLGLLESMIDRTADALERVGNEIDQISRDVFGKKKSSAKQLQQDLRSIIEQIGAKAELLTMVQESLVSISRLMAFHIAPNGDVTRAGRDARQLVKLIQRDAVSLGEHARALSSKLNFLLDATLGLINLEQNQIIKIFSVAAVVFLPPTLVASIYGMNYDIMPELKWEFGYPFAIALMILSAVLPYLYFKKRGWL from the coding sequence ATGCTGCGCGCATATCACAACGAAGCCGCCCGGCTCGTGCAAAGCACCCTTCCGCTCGACCCCGCCAGCGTCACTGGCCTGGTCTGGCTCGATCTTCTCCAGCCCACGGCCGAGGAAGACCGGCTGGTTGAACAATTGCTGGGTGTCGACATTCCCAGCCAAGCCGAAATGGAGGAAATCGAGCTTTCCGCCCGCCTCTACAGCGAGGACGGCGCCGAGTTCATGACCATGACGGGCCTGCACAAGCTCGATAGCGACGAGCCCGGCAAAACCCCCATCACCTTCATCCTCAAGGGCGAGACGCTGGTCACCGTGCGCTATGCCGAGCCCAAGCCGTTCCTGGCTTTCACGCTGCGCGCCCAGAAGGCCAAGAGCACGGCCTGCGGCTCGGGCGAACAGGTCTTTCTGGGCCTGCTCGAATCCATGATCGACCGCACCGCCGATGCGCTGGAACGCGTCGGCAACGAGATCGACCAGATCTCGCGCGACGTCTTCGGCAAGAAAAAGAGCAGCGCCAAGCAATTGCAGCAGGACCTGCGCTCCATCATCGAGCAGATTGGCGCCAAGGCCGAGCTCCTGACCATGGTGCAGGAAAGCCTGGTCAGCATTTCCCGGCTGATGGCCTTTCACATCGCGCCCAATGGCGATGTCACAAGGGCCGGCCGCGATGCCCGCCAGCTGGTCAAGCTCATCCAGCGCGACGCCGTCTCGCTGGGCGAACATGCGCGTGCGCTCTCGAGCAAACTCAATTTCCTGCTCGATGCCACGCTTGGCCTGATCAATCTTGAGCAGAACCAGATCATCAAGATCTTCTCAGTCGCCGCCGTGGTCTTCCTGCCGCCCACGCTGGTCGCCTCGATCTACGGCATGAACTACGACATCATGCCCGAGCTGAAATGGGAATTCGGCTATCCCTTCGCCATCGCGCTGATGATCCTGTCGGCGGTGCTGCCCTATCTCTATTTCAAGAAGCGCGGCTGGCTGTAG
- the efp gene encoding elongation factor P, with product MVKVIASSLRKGNVVEQDGNLHVILTAENVHPGKGNSITNVNMRRISDGVKVVGRWRTVEMVEKADVDDREYDYLYSDGEGHHFMEPATYEQITVPDDVIGDQKAYLVDGMKVHLMTFEGTALSMELPQRLTFEIVETEPVVKGQTASSSYKPAVLNNGLRVMVPPHIGTGTRIVILTDDNSYVERAKD from the coding sequence ATGGTCAAGGTCATCGCCTCATCGCTGCGCAAGGGCAATGTCGTCGAACAGGACGGCAATCTGCACGTCATCCTGACGGCGGAAAACGTCCACCCCGGCAAGGGCAACTCCATCACCAACGTCAACATGCGCCGCATTTCCGATGGCGTGAAGGTTGTCGGCCGCTGGCGCACCGTCGAGATGGTCGAAAAGGCCGATGTCGACGATCGCGAATATGACTATCTCTATTCCGACGGCGAAGGCCACCATTTCATGGAGCCGGCCACCTATGAGCAGATCACCGTCCCCGACGATGTGATCGGCGACCAGAAGGCCTATCTCGTCGATGGCATGAAGGTTCACCTGATGACCTTCGAGGGCACTGCCCTCTCCATGGAACTGCCCCAGCGCCTCACCTTCGAGATCGTCGAGACCGAACCGGTCGTGAAGGGCCAGACGGCCTCGTCGTCCTATAAGCCGGCCGTGCTCAACAATGGCCTGCGCGTCATGGTGCCGCCCCACATCGGCACCGGCACCCGCATCGTCATCCTCACCGATGACAATTCCTATGTCGAACGCGCCAAGGACTGA
- a CDS encoding class I SAM-dependent methyltransferase, giving the protein MTASIYPADFYDNRRAHTAHAAARLLAALPTGLARRRVADIGCGTGTWLAAALADGATEAFGMEGDWVTPDMLDDPRIVFAPQDLEQSFTGPCVDLAISLEVAEHLSPRRAAGFIADLVALAPAILFSAAVPGQGGVGHLNEQWQSYWAGLFAAHGYQPHDVLRPQIWTDEAIPAWYRQNAVLYLDQATAGRLALTPDDPALLDTIHPAFWNRANRELKYANALPESEVLRRQAQQAQQ; this is encoded by the coding sequence ATGACTGCCTCGATCTATCCCGCCGATTTCTACGACAATCGCCGCGCCCATACCGCCCACGCAGCCGCCCGGCTGCTTGCCGCCCTGCCCACGGGGCTTGCCCGGCGCAGAGTTGCCGATATCGGCTGCGGCACGGGCACCTGGCTCGCCGCCGCCCTGGCCGATGGCGCGACCGAGGCTTTCGGCATGGAAGGCGATTGGGTCACCCCGGACATGCTGGACGATCCCCGCATCGTCTTTGCCCCGCAGGACCTGGAGCAGAGCTTTACCGGCCCTTGCGTCGATCTGGCCATCTCGCTGGAAGTGGCCGAACATCTCTCGCCAAGACGCGCCGCCGGCTTCATCGCCGACCTCGTGGCCCTTGCCCCGGCCATCCTGTTCAGCGCCGCCGTGCCCGGCCAGGGCGGGGTCGGCCATCTTAACGAACAATGGCAAAGCTATTGGGCCGGGCTTTTCGCCGCCCATGGCTACCAGCCCCACGATGTGCTCCGCCCCCAGATCTGGACCGACGAAGCCATCCCCGCCTGGTACCGGCAGAATGCCGTGCTCTATCTGGACCAGGCCACCGCTGGCCGGCTCGCCCTCACACCGGACGACCCGGCCCTTCTCGACACAATCCACCCCGCCTTCTGGAACCGCGCCAATCGCGAACTGAAATACGCCAATGCGCTGCCGGAGTCGGAAGTGCTGCGGCGCCAGGCGCAGCAGGCCCAGCAGTAA
- a CDS encoding lysine-2,3-aminomutase-like protein, producing MGAVKASLKNADDLVAAGLVRHEQRDALAAVAERYAIALTPAVVGLIDRDDAHDPMARQFVPTAAELVTTPEERADPIGDLSHSPVEGIVHRYPDRVLLKAVHVCPVYCRFCFRREMVGPAGLGTLTPDAMDAAIGYIENHPEIWEVILTGGDPLVLSARRLGEMMGRLKAISHVRIVRFHTRVPVVEPERVDDALIAALKASGKTTYLAVHANHPREFSDAARAAIARLADSGVVLISQSVLLRGVNDNVETLAALMRGFVENRIKPYYLHHPDLAPGTSHFRVSIEEGQALVSALRGTISGLCQPTYILDIPGGYGKADIGASSISGGDGCFTVRDFRGGEHRYPPDMA from the coding sequence ATGGGTGCCGTCAAGGCCAGTTTGAAGAATGCGGATGATCTGGTGGCGGCCGGGTTGGTTCGGCATGAGCAGCGCGACGCTTTGGCGGCGGTGGCGGAACGCTATGCCATTGCGCTGACGCCTGCCGTTGTCGGATTGATCGACCGGGACGATGCCCATGATCCCATGGCGCGGCAGTTCGTGCCGACGGCGGCGGAGCTGGTGACCACGCCCGAGGAACGGGCCGATCCGATCGGGGATTTGAGCCATTCCCCGGTCGAGGGGATCGTCCACCGCTATCCCGACCGGGTGTTGCTCAAGGCGGTGCATGTCTGTCCGGTCTATTGCCGCTTTTGTTTCCGGCGTGAAATGGTGGGCCCGGCCGGGCTGGGAACGCTGACGCCTGATGCGATGGACGCGGCTATCGGCTATATCGAAAACCACCCCGAAATCTGGGAAGTGATCCTCACCGGCGGCGATCCCCTGGTGCTGTCGGCGCGGCGGCTGGGCGAGATGATGGGGCGGCTCAAAGCGATCAGTCACGTCAGAATCGTGCGCTTTCACACCCGCGTTCCGGTGGTCGAACCCGAGCGGGTGGATGACGCGCTGATCGCGGCGCTCAAGGCCAGCGGCAAGACGACCTATCTAGCGGTCCATGCCAATCATCCGCGCGAATTTTCCGACGCCGCGCGGGCAGCGATTGCGCGCCTGGCCGATAGTGGCGTGGTGCTGATCAGCCAATCGGTGCTGCTCAGGGGCGTCAATGACAATGTGGAGACGCTGGCGGCGCTAATGCGCGGCTTTGTCGAAAACCGCATCAAGCCCTATTACCTGCACCACCCGGACCTGGCGCCGGGAACCAGCCATTTCCGCGTTTCCATCGAAGAAGGGCAGGCCCTGGTGAGTGCCCTGCGCGGAACGATTTCGGGCCTCTGTCAGCCGACCTATATTCTCGATATTCCGGGCGGCTACGGCAAGGCCGATATCGGGGCGAGCAGTATCAGCGGTGGGGATGGATGCTTTACCGTGCGCGATTTCCGTGGTGGCGAACATCGCTACCCACCCGACATGGCCTGA
- a CDS encoding DUF2934 domain-containing protein: MHKNSALAEMVRKTAYFLWENDGRPPGRSFDYWLRAKEMHLRQLAYDKWLADGTPHDRADRHWHEARHDLGEK; the protein is encoded by the coding sequence ATGCACAAGAATTCGGCGCTGGCCGAGATGGTCAGAAAGACCGCATATTTTCTATGGGAGAATGACGGGCGACCGCCAGGGCGCAGTTTTGACTATTGGTTGCGCGCCAAGGAAATGCATCTGCGCCAGCTCGCCTATGACAAATGGCTGGCGGACGGAACACCCCACGACCGCGCGGACCGCCATTGGCACGAGGCGCGGCACGACCTGGGCGAGAAATGA
- the epmA gene encoding EF-P lysine aminoacylase EpmA gives MHADRRPLLIGRGRIDAALRGYLCANDFIMVDPPGLQRSPGNETHLHAFATTAIGNDGMGETLYLHTSPEFTMKKLLAAGEKRIASLGHVWRNRERGALHHPEFTMLEWYRAGEDYGVIIDDCLAMLRLAAEAVGSTMLRYKGRECDPFAAAERLSVVEAFARYAGIDLFATMDGAGQTDGEALAAAMIAVGLDVPEDRSWSYLFSRVLVEKVEPNLGIGRVTVLDRYPAAEAALARRAGDDQRVSERFELYACGVELANGFGELTDAAEQRRRFAAEMNEKQRIYNERYPLDEDFLAALELMPEASGVALGFDRLVMLATGAPRIDMVVWAPVVG, from the coding sequence GTGCATGCCGACAGGCGCCCGCTGCTGATTGGGCGCGGCCGGATCGATGCGGCCCTGCGGGGATATCTTTGCGCCAACGATTTCATCATGGTGGATCCGCCGGGGCTGCAGCGCTCGCCGGGCAATGAAACCCATCTCCATGCCTTTGCCACCACCGCCATTGGCAATGACGGAATGGGGGAGACGCTTTACCTCCACACCTCGCCCGAATTCACCATGAAAAAGCTGCTGGCGGCAGGCGAAAAGCGGATTGCGAGCCTCGGACATGTCTGGCGCAACCGGGAGCGGGGCGCGTTGCACCATCCCGAATTCACCATGCTCGAATGGTATAGGGCGGGGGAGGATTATGGGGTGATCATCGATGATTGCCTCGCCATGCTCAGGCTGGCGGCCGAAGCGGTGGGCAGCACAATGCTGCGCTACAAGGGCCGGGAATGCGATCCCTTTGCCGCGGCCGAGCGGCTGAGCGTCGTGGAGGCTTTCGCGCGCTATGCGGGGATAGATTTGTTCGCCACCATGGATGGCGCGGGCCAAACCGATGGCGAGGCGCTGGCTGCGGCGATGATAGCGGTCGGGCTCGATGTGCCGGAGGATCGCAGCTGGAGCTATCTGTTCAGTCGGGTGCTGGTGGAAAAAGTCGAGCCAAATCTGGGGATTGGGCGGGTGACTGTGCTGGATCGCTATCCGGCGGCGGAGGCGGCGCTGGCGCGGCGGGCGGGTGACGATCAGCGGGTCAGCGAGCGGTTCGAGCTTTACGCCTGCGGCGTGGAGCTGGCCAATGGCTTTGGCGAATTGACCGATGCGGCCGAGCAGCGTCGCAGATTTGCCGCCGAGATGAACGAAAAGCAACGGATCTATAACGAGCGCTATCCGCTGGATGAAGATTTCCTGGCGGCACTCGAATTGATGCCCGAGGCGAGTGGGGTGGCGCTGGGATTTGACCGGTTGGTCATGCTGGCAACCGGCGCGCCGCGCATCGATATGGTAGTGTGGGCGCCGGTGGTTGGATGA
- a CDS encoding phosphotransferase enzyme family protein — protein MRPGRLIGRGKEAEVFEAGEDVLKLYRAGVGQPVVEREAGILARLADLPLPAPQLRGVVEIDGRWGLVMSRAVGQPLAADLRDDTIEAIAQGTAMLHGRIHAQPGTGLESYKARLTAAIGQAEGLEAVEQAGLMQRLAALPDGDRLCHGDFHPANIIGSLEHPVIVDWPDARSGPPAADVGRSYLLLLHNLPAMAEPYLAGYEQHWGLPRAAVLDWLPVLAAARLAENVPAEAERLLALARSGL, from the coding sequence ATGCGGCCCGGGCGCCTGATCGGCCGGGGCAAGGAGGCCGAGGTCTTCGAGGCCGGCGAGGATGTGCTCAAGCTCTATCGGGCCGGTGTTGGCCAGCCAGTAGTGGAGCGCGAGGCCGGCATATTGGCGCGGCTTGCGGATTTGCCCCTGCCGGCGCCCCAATTGCGCGGCGTGGTCGAGATCGATGGCCGCTGGGGCCTGGTGATGAGCCGCGCCGTGGGCCAGCCGCTGGCCGCCGATCTGCGGGACGACACGATCGAGGCCATAGCTCAGGGCACGGCAATGCTGCATGGCCGCATCCATGCACAGCCCGGCACCGGGCTCGAGAGCTACAAGGCGCGATTGACCGCGGCAATCGGCCAGGCAGAGGGGCTGGAGGCGGTTGAACAGGCGGGCCTGATGCAGCGCCTTGCTGCCCTGCCGGATGGTGACCGGCTGTGTCACGGAGATTTCCACCCGGCCAATATTATCGGCTCGCTCGAACACCCGGTGATCGTGGATTGGCCGGATGCGCGCAGCGGCCCTCCCGCAGCGGATGTGGGGCGCAGCTATCTGTTGCTATTGCACAATTTGCCCGCCATGGCGGAACCCTATCTTGCTGGCTATGAGCAGCATTGGGGTCTGCCGCGTGCGGCGGTACTCGACTGGCTCCCGGTGCTGGCGGCGGCGCGATTGGCGGAAAACGTGCCGGCGGAGGCCGAGCGGTTGCTGGCGCTGGCGCGGAGTGGGCTTTAG